A DNA window from Daucus carota subsp. sativus chromosome 3, DH1 v3.0, whole genome shotgun sequence contains the following coding sequences:
- the LOC135151410 gene encoding uncharacterized protein LOC135151410, whose amino-acid sequence MSEDILRKQRSTTGINDLELPEVDIHNYTLAEFERLPRPAFPTDNYRNADLNRLIIEETSYNVREMKEVHDANYQKLNSGQRCVYNSVIDSVLAKKGWIILCTRSGGCGKTFLWQTVIAYLRSERRIVIPVASSGIAATLLPGGRTAHSRFHIPIKLDQYSCAGIKHGTDLAELIKLTDLIIWDEAPMQHPLCF is encoded by the exons ATGTCGGAAGATATTCTGAGGAAGCAAAGGAGCACAACTGGTATCAATGATCTTGAACTACCCGAAGTTGACATACATAATTACACTCTAGCAG AGTTTGAAAGACTTCCCAGACCTGCCTTTCCAACAGATAACTACAGAAATGCTGATTTGAATAGGCTTATCATAGAGGAGACATCATACAATGTTAGAGAGATGAAGGAGGTTCACGATGCTAACTACCAGAAGTTAAATTCAGGCCAGAGGTGTGTATATAATTCAGTCATTGATTCTGTGCTCGCAAAGAAGGGGTGGATTATTCTTTGTACACGAAGTGGTGGATGCGGCAAGACTTTTctttggcaaacagtgatagctTACCTTCGTTCAGAACGTCGAATTGTAATCCCTGTTGCTTCTTCAGGGATTGCAGCGACACTGCTCCCAGGTGGGAGGACTGCACACTCTCGCTTCCATATACCTATAAAGCTTGATCAATACTCCTGTGCTGGCATTAAACATGGTACTGACCTTGCTGAATTAATCAAACTCACCGATTTGATTATTTGGGATGAGGCGCCTATGCAACACCCGCTATGCTTTTGA